A genomic stretch from Arachis stenosperma cultivar V10309 chromosome 3, arast.V10309.gnm1.PFL2, whole genome shotgun sequence includes:
- the LOC130967521 gene encoding heavy metal-associated isoprenylated plant protein 26-like: MGALDHISDLFDCSHSSSKLKKKRKQFQTVEVKVKMDCEGCERKVKKSVEGMKGVTNVEVERKANKVTVQGYVEPSKVVARIGHRTGKRAELWPYVPYDVVAHPYAQGVYDKKAPAGYVRNTEFVDPNVSQLARASSAEVRYTTAFSDENPAACAVM; encoded by the coding sequence atgggTGCTCTGGATCACATCTCTGATCTATTCGATTGTTCTCACAGTAGTTCCAAACTCAAGAAGAAGCGCAAGCAGTTCCAGACGGTAGAGGTGAAAGTGAAGATGGATTGCGAAGGATGCGAGAGGAAGGTGAAGAAATCGGTAGAAGGAATGAAAGGAGTAACGAACGTAGAAGTGGAGAGGAAAGCGAACAAGGTAACCGTTCAGGGTTACGTGGAACCTTCGAAGGTAGTGGCGAGAATCGGTCACAGAACGGGGAAGAGAGCGGAGCTGTGGCCATATGTGCCGTACGACGTGGTGGCGCATCCATACGCTCAGGGGGTGTATGATAAGAAAGCACCCGCAGGGTACGTGAGGAACACGGAATTTGTTGACCCCAATGTTTCACAGCTGGCACGTGCCAGCTCAGCAGAAGTCAGGTACACCACCGCCTTCAGTGACGAGAATCCTGCCGCATGTGCCGTTATGTAA
- the LOC130968028 gene encoding WD-40 repeat-containing protein MSI3 encodes MAEEEYDDDVEEEFSVWKRNTPLLYDLVISHPLPWPSLTVHWLHSSPQPHSHPSFNLHKILYATHTSNSEPNYLILANVALPANPSQPVAAAVDAENPVLPKVEVTQRIMVDGEVNRARSMPQNPSVVASKTCGSEVYVFDVEKQHGKEQGGGCDPDLRLRGHDKEGYGLSWSPFKKGYLLSGSHDSKICMWDVLAADKDNVLDAIHVYEAHDGVVGDVSWHSKHESLFGSVGDDCKLIIWDLRTNKAQQSVKAHENEVNFISFNPYNEWIVATASSDTTIALFDTRKLAEPLHVLSSHTDEVYQVEWDPNHETVLASSGADRRLNVWDLSRVGDEQNEGDGDGGPPELLFSHGGHKGKISDFSWNKNQPWVISSVAEDNSFHVWQMAENIYNEDGDDEDIWTADDQN; translated from the exons ATGGCGGAAGAAGAGTACGATGATGATGTCGAAGAAGAGTTCTCCGTTTGGAAGAGGAACACGCCATTGTTGTACGATCTTGTCATTTCGCACCCTCTCCCATGGCCTTCTCTCACTGTTCACTGGCTCCATTCTTCTCCACAACCCCATTCTCATCCTTCCTTCAATCTCCACAAGATCCTTTACGCAACTCACACTTCAAATTCCGAACCGAACTACCTCATCCTCGCCAATGTTGCTCTTCCTGCCAACCCATCACAGCCTGTCGCTGCTGCTGTTGACGCTGAAAACCCGGTTCTGCCCAAG GTGGAGGTTACCCAAAGGATTATGGTTGATGGGGAGGTGAATAGGGCGAGGAGTATGCCCCAGAACCCTAGTGTTGTTGCTTCCAAGACTTGTGGTTCTGAGGTTTATGTGTTTGATGTTGAGAAGCAGCATGGAAAGGAACAAGGTGGTGGTTGTGATCCTGATTTGAGGTTGAGGGGTCATGACAAAGAAGGGTATGGTTTGTCTTGGAGCCCTTTTAAGAAAGGCTATCTTTTGAGTGGCTCCCATGACTCAAAGATTTGCATGTGGGATGTGTTAGCTGCGGATAAAGATAATGTGCTTGATGCGATCCATGTTTATGAG GCACATGATGGCGTGGTTGGGGATGTATCCTGGCATTCAAAGCACGAGAGTTTATTTGGCTCTGTTGGAGATGATTGCAAATTAATCATTTGGGACTTGAGGACAAATAAGGCCCAGCAATCAGTCAAGGCACATGAGAATGAG GTgaactttatttctttcaatCCATATAATGAATGGATTGTAGCTACAGCATCGTCAGACACCACCATTGCCCTCTTTGATACAAGGAAACTGGCGGAGCCGCTGCATGTTTTAAGTAGCCACAC CGATGAGGTGTACCAGGTGGAGTGGGATCCTAATCATGAGACCGTGTTGGCATCTTCAGGTGCTGACAGAAGGCTGAACGTTTGGGACCTTAGCAG AGTCGGGGATGAGCAGAATGAAGGGGACGGTGATGGTGGCCCTCCTGAGCTACTCTTCTCTCATGGTGGTCACAAGGGGAAGATATCGGACTTTTCGTGGAACAAGAATCAGCCATGGGTTATCTCAAGTGTGGCTGAGGACAATTCTTTCCATGTGTGGCAAATGGCTGAGAATATATACAATGAAGATGGTGATGACGAAGATATCTGGACAGCTGATGATCAAAACTAA
- the LOC130968029 gene encoding basic leucine zipper 23, translated as MDDGEIDFSNQEVFSSPNMAELPSSGSMDSFFEELLKDSHACTHTHTCNPPGPDHSHTHTCYHVHTKIVPAPSEEQVGTDDTAESAEKKSKKRPLGNREAVRKYREKKKARAASLEDEVVKLRALNQHLMRKLQSQAALEAEISRLKCLLVDIRGRIEGEIGTFPYQKPAAPAVNPPAQNLPGSYVMNPCNLQCDDRVYCLHPGADGKIAEGASLTTEGFNGCEFENLQCLASQNLALKDLPSCGVGQTVSNVNSSASNKRKGGSRAMTAG; from the exons ATGGACGACGGGGAAATTGATTTCTCGAACCAGGAAGTGTTCTCAAGTCCAAACATGGCTGAACTTCCAAGCAGTGGATCAATGGATAGCTTCTTTGAGGAACTCCTCAAGGACAGCCATGCTTGCACGCATACCCACACCTGTAACCCCCCTGGTCCTGATCATTCCCATACTCATACCTGCTACCATGTTCATACCAAGATTGTGCCTGCGCCGTCTGAGGAGCAAGTTGGAACTGACGACACTGCTGAGTCTGCTGAAAAGAAGTCAAAGAAGCGCCCATTGGGTAATCGGGAAGCCGTACGCAAGTACCGCGAGAAGAAGAAGGCTCGGGCTGCTTCTTTGGAGGATGAGGTTGTCAAATTGAGAGCTTTGAACCAGCACTTGATGAGGAAGTTGCAAAGCCAGGCTGCTTTGGAGGCAGAAATATCGAGGTTGAAGTGCTTGCTAGTTGACATTAGGGGCAGGattgaaggagaaattggaacaTTCCCATATCAGAAGCCAGCGGCTCCTGCTGTGAACCCGCCAGCACAGAACTTACCTGGCTCTTATGTGATGAACCCTTGTAACTTGCAGTGTGATGATCGGGTCTATTGCCTTCACCCGGGAGCAGATGGAAAGATTGCCGAAGGTGCATCACTAACTACTGAAGGATTTAATGGTTGTGAATTTGAGAATCTTCAGTGCCTAGCAAGCCAGAATCTGGCCCTTAAGGATCTACCTTCTTGTGGAGTTGGACAAACAGTGTCTAATGTGAATTCTTCTGcatcaaacaaaagaaaag GGGGTTCTCGTGCAATGACAGCTGGCTGA